The genome window tcgtgtggaatgcggggagatgtgtcgaaggtgtctggctgggagagctggtgttggtgtttggatcggctgggggagcctggtgtactgtgtccggtgggcccaaggaccacggccctgcccggagctgcgcccgaagagaaaGCACCAAAGGTGGTCTgaaaggacatggaagcggggcaggctaagctaactgctagcccatgcagaccggcagtcatcctggctggcgttcactcacttggacagtgaaaattttttttggatatgttgtatatacactcactggccactttattaggtacaccttgctagtaccggggtGGACCCCCTTTtgtcttcagaactgccttaatccttcgtggcatagattcaacaaggtactggaaacattcctcagagtttggtccatattgacatgatagcatcacgcagttgctgcagatttgtcggctgcacatccatgatgcgaatctcccggtccaccacatcccaaatgtgctctattggattgagatctggtgactgtggaggccatttgggtacagtgaactcattgtcatgttcaagaaaccagtctgagatgattcgagctttatgacatggcgcgttatcctgctggaagtagccatcagaagatgggaacactgtagtCATAAAggaatggacatggtcagcaacaatactcaggtaggctgtggcgttgacacgatgctcaattggtactaacgggcccaaagtgtgccaagaaaatatcccccacaccattacaccaccaccatcagcctgaaccgttgatacaaggcaggatggatccatgctttcatgttgttgacgccaaattctgaccctaccatccgaatgtcgcagctgaaatcgagactcatcagaccaggcaacgtttttccaatcttctattgtccaattttggtgagcctgtgcgaattgtagcctcagtttcctgttcttagctgacaggagtggcacccagtgtggtcttctgctgctgtagcccatctgcctcaaggttcgacgtgttgtgtgttcagagatgctcttctgcatacctcggttgtaatgagtggttatttgagttactgttgcctttctatcagctcgaaccagtctggccattctcctctgacctctggcatcaacaaggcattttcgcccacagaactgccgctcactggatattttctctttttcggaccattctctgtaaaccctagagatggttgtgcgtgaaaatcccagtagatcagcagtttctgaaatactcagaccagcccgtctggcaccaacaaccatgccacgttcaaagtcacttaaatcacctttcttccccattctgatgctcggtttgaactgcagcagatcgtcttgaccatgtctacatgcctaaatgcattgagttgctgccatgtgattggctgattagaaatttgcgttaacgagcagttggacaggtgtgcctaataaagtggccggtgagtgtatatatttttgtagtttttttttgtagtttggatatatgcgttcttgttgtttggatatgtgtttttgtctttgtgttgcagtgttgtgggctgggggaaacgatatttcgtttcatttcatgcacttgcgtacatgaaatgaaacgacaaataactgtccctgattcctgagctATGAAGGAAATAATCAGTGTTGCAATTGTTACTAAGAAAGTCTGCATGCAAGTATCATTATCCTTTTAAGAGAACACGCGATGAAATATGAAACCGGTTTCAGCAGTAAATTGGATGTGTTACTGTAGACCTAACAGAGTAGAGGTCTGTGTGGCCTGGCTGAATTTCAGTGTTCTACAAAAATGCATCAAGGAACAGCAACGTTTCCAAAACTAAATTTAAGATGTAAAGGCTGCAATCAACAGTAATAAAGGAATGCTAAGACCCTACATTAAGGAATGGCAAGCCCTGTAATTGTAGACTGCCCAGACCTTCAATTACCCAATTCAAAAAGACCTTCAAGTCTTTTTCACAAGGAAATTAAATGTGGTGACTTTATAAGACTGAGGACCAGCAGATCCTGATATAGTCTGATGTAGACAGATTAAACAGAGCTGTTGTACTACTAATGGAAATTGGGGAACACACCCAAAAATACCACTCCCAACACACGCACAAAACGCTGACTTACTTGAGAAGGGAAAGCTTGTTTTAATTTGATCAGTCTGACCATTAGCTAATTTAGCTAATTGCATGACAGCAGCCAGCAGTATCCTTTACATCCTCTTTTAGTTTGATATTTACAACACATATCAAGCAGAAAGTGATGTTTGTGGATTTGTGAGATGTAATGCAAGTCCTCTGTCTACTCTGTAGAGTTTAGACAATTTGCAATTTGGTTCGTCCTCATGGAACATACTTACCCAGCAACTGTGAGGAACAAAGTTAAAATTAAAACCGCCATTGGAAAGAAGAGGAGCAGTGCTCCCACCGCGCCCCTCCTTTGCAACAGCCCTGATCCTAACATAGTCTGACATGTCGTCCGAAAAGGTCTTCATTGCAGTGCTCTCATCTGGGATGCAAACAATGTTGCCCAATAACAAATGTTTCAAAAGGTTGCCCATGATATCATCATAATGAGGTAGACTAGAAATGAGTCAGAAGGAAAGAATGGAAACCTCAGTGGGCTGCAGCAAAGACTGCGTAGTGACATCGTGACATTCCGGCTTTGAATTTGCCTCTCCCTCTTTTGTGTAATTCGTATCCTACCTTCACGGTCACCCTCTGCTTTAAATGTTTGAATGCAACCGAAACACTTAAGGAACCATGTCAAAAGCCAGAAGGAATGTTCCAATCTATCCTGTCCTCTGCTAGTAAATACCTCAGCTGTATCACATTGGGGTTCACACTCCCATCACTGAGTGCAAGAGACTACAGCtatgtgcctttgtgtgtgtgctccCCTGAGAATCCAGAGGAGCGTTGTCTTGCAGAGAACGCATCAAAGTATTTCAGtggttttgtgtgcatgtatgtgtgtgtctgtgtgagagagagagagagcacatcaGGTGAAGCGGAATGCCCCTTGAGCCAAATAAATGCATGCCAGTGCTTGCCATGAGCGCATCAAATTAAATAGCTAACGCTAGGTCTGTCAGTGAAAGCTGCTTCAAAAATAATGGCTTCAGAATGCGTTTTGACCTCTCTGAAAAACAACGCTCCGCATCTCGTTTCCTTTCCTCCTCGATGCCTTTTGAGCTCCGATTCATTCACTCAGAGAAGGATAAGCGATGTATTCTACCTTTTCACATGTTTTTACACCTGACTGGAGGAAATGATTACTGCCACGctatttatgattttttttaacaactaACATTTGAAAATTTGTCCACAAATCGTGTTGAATCAGCGATGCTCAAAATTTGTGATGACAATCATGTTGCCCGGCCCCTTCTGATGATGCCATATAACTCGGCAAATTTATTTCACAACTACTAGTTTCCTATTATGTGACAGGGTTTCTACCTTGTGgttttgggctatgcaaataaacctgactttgtgaaatcacaggcAATAGATTTAAATGGAGTATAGTGGAGCTGAACAATATTTTTCAAACATGTTTCCAGCTTTTATAAACTTTCCAAGACCCGGACATATTTTCTTCCCCCTAAATTTCCAGACTTTCAGCAGCTGTGTGGAAACCCTGTagacagactgataggcaaaCAGAGAGACAATAGCTAGAAAGGCTGTGCAGTCGTAGTGTGCAAATgtgcatccctccatctctctccccctcactgtaTAAATAACCGTGGCATCACACAGCCTTATCAAAACACCAATCGGATTATCCTGCCAGATTTCTATTTATGGAAGCTTATTAACAAAGACACATGAGGGATCCTAACGAGTAAACAACTGCTTAAGTACATCAGTACGAGTAAGAGTTATATCTTTATCAGACCGACCACTGAGCCGATAAGTTAGTGTGGTTGTTCCAACATTTTTTTAATAGTGAATGACTGAACGCTGCTCAAGAGCTGTAACAACTGACATGCTCAAAGGAAACGTTTATTAGGTTTTAGGGGTTCCACAGGGAAAGAATAAAGTCAAGAACTCCCAAACGGCTATGAATTGAACCGTGGGACCCAAACTGTGGAGGTCCTCTAAACAGAAACCCAATCCAAGAAGctggaatgatttttttttaaaatttggtcaCAATTTAAACTGACTGTACTGTAGATGGGGTGTCTACACTTCATGACTTGCTGAGATGGCCATATCTTATGCAATGTCACCCTCTCTGAGATCCCATAAGCTTTAAGATCTCTTTTTGGCAGTCAGATTTTCTTACTGGTTGACAGATGTACTTCTTGTGCACAACGGAAGAATCCATCTGGCATGTTGTGCATTAGTGTGTGCTTTAGGCTCCATCCTAGCTTTGTCAATCTTTGCAAGTACAGGGTGAATATAAAGTGACAGGACAAGACCCGAGTGATCCCAGTGAAATCATTGTCGGAACCTATGTATCCACATCATGAATGAGCAACTGAGGGATTTGAGATgagagaatgagtgtgtgtgagtgtgtgtgtgtgtcctggcacATGTTGATATTATTGACGTCTAAACCAAAGGGTGACAGCAAATGTGCATTCGTTAATTGTTTTGAAACGCATGTTGCATTTAGCTGTATATGTACACTTGTGCGTGTTAACCATGTTCATCCAGAGTATGacagtgtgtgagtgcgtgtgtgtttgcattcaAGTTTATTTCAAGTCAGATGACATCAAtgacaaaaacatacaaaaaacggTTACTCACTTTGGTCTGCATTGCTGCGGGTGTCAGGTGTCTCCCCCCCTCCTGCTCCTGGAGTGGCAGTGGAGGTGGTCAGGCCCCCGGACCCCTCGCTGAGCAGATCGCTGCGGTTGACACTTTCCCTGGAGCCGAATCGCACGCGGCCACTGGAGCTGATATCGGGTGAGGTGTCGGACAGCCCGGGGAGGTCCTCGGCCTTGGTGGGCGTGACCGTGAAACGCACCGATGCCATGACAACTCACTTCTtgtggggtggggtaggggggtcGTGGGAGAACTGGGGTGGGTGCAAACTAGCTACCTAAAGTGAGCTGAGCTAGGCTATTTCTCAGGTGGCAGTGAGGTGATGGTGGTTTTTAGAATCTTCCCAAATGCAGCTAAACTTCCCCATTGAAACAAGCTGGTTGTTTGCCACCACGCATGTAGATGAAACTCAACTATTAACTTCTGTATGCGTGAAACAAAATCTCTTCAATGCTCCTTAATGTTTAGCAGTTTTAATGGGAATACCATGGCATCCCTTCTTTCTGAATGCGTATTGGCTTCAcgtgattttttgtttttataagcaaaaatgaaaaaaaaaaagctggcaaGTACTCAAGATATGACAATATATAGAAAATAGTGTAAAAGCGGAGTCTTTTCTTGCAAAATCAAGCTAAACCTCTTGTTGCCCTCAGGTTAAATCTTGAAAACATCAGCTGAGACATAAGCTGAGTGATAAGTTTTTTGTGCAAAGCATCTGTTTTTATAAAATGTTGATATGACTATGGCTTAGGATCATAGTCATGTGATGTGCCACACCTGTCTTTCTCGATGACCTTTCTCAAGAAAACATAGGTCTGATTTACTGATATGTACCTTATTTTGATATTGACCCCGGTTATGACAATGTTGTCCTATCATGATTGTGTCCATCGTTTGACACAGCCAGGGCAGGGGGTTACATGGTGGGACAAGATATAGATCCAGTGATGCAGTAagggtttgggtaatggataagagaaaggggggtgggggagagaaagaagaggtgAGTTAAGTTTTCACCACAGAGCTTTGTCAGACGATCTTCCTCGCAGATAAACATTCAGCACAACtacaaagcatgtacaacttcaaATTACAGATTTGCACTGAGAGATGCAAAGTACAGCCAAGTTTCTACAGAATATCACAATTCCTCTGCTTAACTCTTGACCCATTCAGAGGTAAGAGTATATACAGGAGCAATAAGGGAGAGCAGGTCATACAGGAAAGCATGTGCGTCTTGGGAACCAATGTCACCGAAGCTGTTCCAATTCTCATTTGTAATTTCTCACCTGCCCTTTGTTTAAAATATGCATCTTCTTCTCAGTTTCCCTTTTGAGGTTGACTGAGTTTAACAATGACCAGACGACCAGTTTAACAATGACCAGACGACCAGTTTaacaatggggggtgggggtatacatatatattatcTAAAAGAGAACAAACTAGAGAAACTGGCCACTGAAGTGTATCCTTTAAAAGTCAGGGCCTCTCCAAACGGTTTTCTTTTGATCCATAGCTGAAGAAAGTGTAAAACAACAACCGGAATAAACGTTGCGCACTCCCCGTTTGGGCCATTCATTACCTTAGAGGTGCAAAGTCAACGGTGCAAGTCCCTataggttaaaaaaacaaaacaaaaagatggGTGGATGAAGTTGAGTTGTTGCTTTGGTAAGGTTCATAATTTAATTATTATAGGAGAGCGGTTCCAACCGGTTGGGCTAGTGACTGCTTAGCTCTGCACTCCCGTCTCACTCGCTCCTCATGCGGAGGCGACGCATTTCTTGTGTTATAATACAGCCTCTGtctccctcaacacacacacacacacacacacacacacagaagcgtaTTGGAGGGTGAGGCGAACACCGGGGTGGGTTGAAAGGTGCCAAAGCCAAGCAGAGTGAGCTGCTATGCAAGTCTCACATGTTGAACGTGAACAGATATTAGCGTTTACGTGAGAGAGGTGCGTGCGTCTGGTTTCACCAACTTAACGCCGCGCAGTTTCTCGTTCGTTTTACGCCTCCGATTCGGTACCAAATGAAACCAGTTTGACACAAAGCGCGCAGTGTGACCCATTACCGAATACCCGAGTGGCTGACAAATGGCAAGTTTGTCAGCCACTGCTTGACTGCGTTTCTCTGCGCCACGCGTCTTTTCATTCTGAATATGTCGCCAAATAAGAGCGCGGTGCCCCAGTTGgacgtttgcaaaaaaaaaaaggaagttggCGTTATCGCCCGTTCGGAGACACCCCCAAACAAGTACCGGCGGCGAGACAAAGGGTTATCCCGGCTGCAGATGATGCTTGGTTTACATGCTAACCGTCACATTGCCAGCCTTCATAAGCCAATTAAACTTGCCATGATTCTGGCTCGGACCGGTCGGGGGAAAAACCCTTTCAGTCATACGGGACGGGCGGTGCGACGAGACCATCGGTCACATCTTGCTGCGCCAAACAGGGAGATAAAGACGTCCCCATATCGCAGAGGTATGCGGCATGTGTCGGTCTCTGCAGCAGTTACCAATGCACCTCTCGGTAGGCGCATTTCACTCCGGCTTTGAGTCTTACACACACTACGGATGAACGGAAGAGGTTGCCGTTCCCGCAAAATACAAAAGACGCGTTATAACATTTCGCACACGACGTCAACAGGTTCTCGGTGACGGAAGCGCACCCTGGCTCCATGGGATGGCCGTCAGTGGGCGCCCCCGTAGTCGTTCGGCGCCGTTACAgcgggctagctgttagctagcAAAGCGCTAAGGTTAGCCACACTGGCTAGCCACGCGTTCCGCCGCTGTCCCCCGACGGCGCCAGGTAACCGACGCCGACTCTGCACGCCGCAAGGGTGACCATCAAAGAACACGTACCTGGGGGGGACGAAACTTATAAAAAGCCCCTGAACCACGTCTGTCGCTCCAGTTGCGGCTGCGGCGTTTTGGCTCCGCTCCCGGTGGCTGTCGGCACTTTGTTCAAAGATAAACAAGACGGACGGGCGCACTTGCAGTTCCTGTTTTGCCTGCCGTTCCTTGTTCTGCGCATGCGGGATGCCGGCGGTGCTGTCCGGCTACTTAGACTTAAAGCAGCATCAGTTCCAAAACGCCATCTATAAGTGCCCATATGTATGGCACATGTTTTATTTTGACAttcacagaaacatggacatggTGTCTACATGGACATTCCAAATTCAGGTGTATTACACAGCGCCAACTATCGTAGAAGCGTAAAGACAGTATCGCAGTCTGAAATCAACTTTACTGTTAACCATCTTTATAAGCAAGGGCTTTGTTTTTTAAAACCtaaaaataacataaacatgggtgttaaactttaaaaaaacaaaacaaaacataaaagcaGTGTATTAACCCCAAATACAtgtcactgaaaaaaaaatcccccagcCCCGCAGGATCAAACCCTCCTATCGTGATAgcagatattaaaaaaaaatgatcAAAGAGTCATCTTGCTTTAGATAATGAGTGTAGGCTGAAACTGGGTTTGAGAGTTGGGTTGAACTGTTAAACATCACGTTACGCTTTTACGGGAAATTTCAAATGTCGCCTCCTCCCCATCTGCAGTCCAATTCACCCTCCTTCCTCTCATGCCTCCACCACCTTCCACTAATGTTCTCCATTTCTTTCCATCAATCTCTTTTTGTCCCCATTGTTTCTTTAGAGGACGGGTCTGGGCTGCTGAGTGAGTAGAAGGCCAAAGCGTTTCTTCACGGTTACTCTGTGCCGGGAAAACTTGTCATCAGGGGAGAAGCGAGCCGGGTGGGCTGAACTCGTGGGAACTCCTGCTGGGTCCACCTTCTGTTAAAAAAAGGCAGGACATGAGATGATCAAATTAAGACAGAAAGTAATCACATGAATAGAAAGTGCTTTAAAGCACAATTTATCTTGTATTTATGGTTGTTTTCTGAATGGGCACAGGCTTTTCAGGGCAACTTTATCACAGGCCTCATTCAACAACAATCCCCCAAACCTTATGAATCACACAAACGACCACTAATATTTTCTGTCTACAGAATTCAAAAGATACTTTGCCTATTTCATGTCAAGATGAAAACACATTTATGAAGACCTTTTCACAATATATCTATACGTATCACTCTCACTCTGAAGT of Lampris incognitus isolate fLamInc1 chromosome 20, fLamInc1.hap2, whole genome shotgun sequence contains these proteins:
- the nop10 gene encoding H/ACA ribonucleoprotein complex subunit 3, translating into MFLQYYLDESGDRVYTLKKVDPAGVPTSSAHPARFSPDDKFSRHRVTVKKRFGLLLTQQPRPVL